A single Arachidicoccus sp. BS20 DNA region contains:
- the prmC gene encoding peptide chain release factor N(5)-glutamine methyltransferase, whose amino-acid sequence MTIYEAQQTLTQQLKNIYDTEETPGIADLVLEKITHQKRIDRLLKKDIPLSEQEELLFKKYTSELLQHRPVQYVLEEAHFYGLDFFVNENVLIPRPETEELVDWICKTISQKNINDKILDIGTGSGIIPVSIKNKFPSAKVSAIDISSKALEIAKQNAANHHTEIGFYEMDILDEKSWHQLNSFDIIVSNPPYIRQTEKNEMNKNVLEYEPHTALFVPDEKPLLFYETIAKFSTTHLSPKGYLFFEINENLGQEVVAMLQNLSFNQIELRKDFQGKDRMVKCMFKK is encoded by the coding sequence ATGACCATTTACGAAGCACAGCAAACGCTTACACAACAATTAAAAAACATCTACGATACGGAAGAAACACCCGGCATCGCAGATTTGGTATTGGAAAAAATAACGCATCAGAAACGTATTGACAGATTACTAAAGAAAGACATTCCGCTTTCGGAACAAGAAGAATTGTTATTTAAAAAATATACTTCCGAACTATTGCAACATCGTCCCGTTCAGTATGTTTTGGAAGAAGCTCATTTTTACGGATTGGACTTTTTTGTAAATGAAAATGTATTAATTCCACGACCGGAAACAGAAGAACTGGTCGATTGGATTTGCAAAACTATTTCGCAAAAAAATATCAATGATAAAATACTTGACATCGGCACAGGAAGCGGAATTATACCAGTCAGTATAAAAAATAAATTTCCTTCGGCAAAGGTCTCCGCGATTGACATTTCTTCAAAGGCTTTGGAGATTGCGAAGCAAAATGCTGCCAACCACCATACCGAAATCGGGTTTTATGAAATGGATATTCTGGATGAAAAAAGTTGGCATCAATTAAATTCTTTCGACATCATCGTTAGCAATCCGCCGTACATAAGGCAAACCGAAAAAAACGAAATGAATAAAAATGTGCTGGAATATGAACCGCACACGGCATTGTTCGTGCCCGACGAAAAGCCGTTATTGTTTTACGAAACAATTGCCAAATTCTCCACAACGCATTTATCGCCAAAGGGTTATCTTTTCTTTGAAATCAATGAAAATTTAGGACAGGAAGTTGTAGCGATGCTGCAAAACCTTTCGTTCAATCAAATTGAATTAAGAAAAGATTTTCAGGGTAAAGATAGAATGGTTAAGTGTATGTTTAAAAAATAA
- a CDS encoding CAP domain-containing protein, whose product MSKIYFAIIGYFVLLNISSCTAQKEAGSSFEKQILYYTNRYRAEHNLQPVKLIDFISKETAQHSRDMASGRTPFGHDGFQQRTNDLRAKLGAIATGENVAYGKISAKEVVDIWINSPPHRKNLLGNFTMVGIGIAKNKDGILFFTQLFAR is encoded by the coding sequence ATGTCGAAAATTTATTTTGCAATCATCGGTTATTTTGTATTGCTAAATATCTCGTCCTGTACAGCGCAGAAAGAAGCCGGCTCATCCTTTGAAAAACAAATATTGTATTACACCAACCGGTATCGCGCAGAACATAATTTGCAACCTGTAAAGTTGATTGATTTTATCAGCAAAGAAACTGCGCAGCATAGCCGCGATATGGCAAGTGGTCGCACGCCGTTTGGGCATGACGGCTTTCAGCAAAGAACCAATGATTTGCGTGCAAAACTTGGCGCAATTGCAACCGGAGAGAATGTCGCTTACGGAAAAATATCTGCCAAAGAAGTTGTTGATATTTGGATAAACAGTCCGCCGCACCGGAAAAATTTGCTCGGCAATTTTACAATGGTAGGTATTGGTATTGCGAAAAATAAAGACGGAATTTTGTTCTTTACGCAATTGTTTGCGAGATAA
- a CDS encoding (4Fe-4S)-binding protein — protein MPKNILHYTKGNLTVIWQPKLCQHSKICWHGLREVFDPFVRPWINMEGASAERIVEQVTRCPSGALTYEIHKESEVQE, from the coding sequence ATGCCTAAAAATATTCTGCATTATACCAAAGGAAACCTTACTGTAATATGGCAGCCGAAATTGTGCCAACACAGTAAAATTTGCTGGCATGGTTTACGTGAAGTTTTTGACCCGTTTGTACGTCCGTGGATTAATATGGAGGGAGCCTCTGCCGAACGGATTGTGGAGCAGGTAACGCGCTGTCCAAGCGGTGCACTTACTTATGAAATTCATAAGGAAAGTGAAGTTCAAGAATAA
- a CDS encoding VanZ family protein, whose amino-acid sequence MKAKRIFSLLYLLFLSYVVFGIRVYPRMEVFKNIHIGYNLNILKRYSDINSLYKGKKIFENIDFWGNILLFVPVPFCLSALFGISKWSTLLLYGFLCSVAIEVVQFIFKIGFADINDVLTNTIGTLLGVLPGILWGKTKQQNKSQNGRNSYN is encoded by the coding sequence ATGAAGGCAAAGAGAATTTTTTCGCTATTATACTTATTGTTTCTTTCTTATGTCGTTTTCGGCATCCGGGTTTATCCGAGAATGGAAGTATTTAAAAATATTCATATAGGATATAACTTAAATATATTGAAGCGGTATAGTGATATTAATTCATTATACAAAGGGAAAAAAATCTTTGAGAATATCGATTTCTGGGGCAACATATTATTATTTGTACCAGTACCTTTTTGTCTTTCTGCATTATTTGGCATCAGCAAATGGAGTACTTTACTGCTGTATGGTTTTTTGTGCAGCGTAGCGATTGAAGTAGTGCAATTTATATTTAAAATAGGTTTTGCCGATATAAACGATGTGCTTACCAATACAATAGGAACGTTACTGGGTGTTTTGCCCGGAATATTGTGGGGAAAAACAAAGCAACAAAATAAGTCTCAAAACGGCAGAAATAGCTATAATTAA
- the aqpZ gene encoding aquaporin Z, whose amino-acid sequence MKKYIAEFIGTFWLVLGGCGAAVFAATFPNTGIGFLGVALAFGLTVLTGVYALGHISGGHFNPAVSVGLWLGGRFSGKDLIPYIVAQVLGGIAAAGVLYLILSGKPDFLGVGDFACNGYGAHSPGGYSLTACAICEVVLTFMFLIVIMGATHKNAANGFAGIAIGLALTLIHLISIPVTNTSVNPARSLGVAVFQGDWALGQVWLFWVAPIIGAAIAGGVYRVLAPNK is encoded by the coding sequence ATGAAAAAGTACATTGCAGAGTTTATCGGTACATTTTGGTTAGTGCTGGGCGGTTGCGGAGCAGCCGTTTTTGCAGCCACATTTCCCAATACGGGTATCGGTTTTTTAGGCGTTGCGCTTGCATTTGGTCTTACTGTTTTAACAGGTGTTTATGCTTTGGGGCATATTTCTGGCGGGCATTTTAATCCTGCGGTATCGGTAGGTTTATGGCTGGGCGGTCGTTTCAGCGGTAAAGATTTGATTCCGTATATTGTTGCGCAGGTCTTGGGCGGCATTGCGGCAGCCGGCGTATTGTATTTGATTTTGTCCGGTAAGCCGGATTTTCTTGGTGTGGGCGATTTTGCCTGCAATGGTTACGGAGCTCATTCGCCTGGCGGATATTCCTTAACTGCATGCGCCATTTGCGAAGTGGTGCTTACATTTATGTTTCTTATTGTAATTATGGGCGCTACGCACAAAAATGCTGCAAACGGCTTTGCGGGTATTGCTATTGGTCTGGCGCTTACGCTTATTCATTTGATTAGTATTCCGGTAACTAATACATCTGTCAATCCGGCGAGAAGCCTTGGTGTTGCTGTGTTTCAGGGCGATTGGGCTTTGGGGCAGGTGTGGTTGTTTTGGGTTGCGCCGATTATAGGCGCCGCAATTGCAGGTGGCGTGTATCGGGTATTAGCACCGAATAAATAA
- a CDS encoding MATE family efflux transporter, translating into MLKQEAIKTWKLSLPIILGEVTQMSLGLIDSAMVGAISYKQLAAAALVNSVLTIPFVFGIGLTMSISQKVALAHGRRDGQQVSHYLFNGFLLCTLGAVFISLCLEFGKNILYHLGQDADVARLAEPFLRIVSISLIPSLMFIALKQFTDGLEKTRTAMMLSLLSMPLNVFLNWMLIYGHFGFPRLELVGAALGTLITRTIILVTLILIVCFHPTFRRYILVRKNQWNIRWQSIKDLLGIGVPSALQAVLEAGAFAVSAILVGTLGAVSQAAHQIALQCAALTFMVSLGLAQGSAIRIGNAFGRKNWDEINHIGKSTFYSGLLYGLCCAILFIIFRKQLSLIFNADVHVVLLASTLMIFAAVFQISDATQAIAVGCLRGINDVKVPTIYMAIAYWIVGVPAGCLLAFTFHFGASGIWVGFVIGLSAVSILLNKRFNKMIAKKF; encoded by the coding sequence ATGTTGAAGCAGGAAGCTATAAAAACGTGGAAATTATCCTTACCGATTATTCTGGGAGAAGTTACGCAAATGTCGCTGGGATTGATAGATTCCGCAATGGTGGGCGCTATCAGTTACAAACAGTTGGCGGCTGCGGCGTTGGTTAATAGTGTGCTTACGATTCCGTTTGTTTTCGGCATCGGGCTTACAATGTCTATTTCGCAAAAAGTAGCATTGGCACACGGCAGGAGAGACGGGCAACAGGTTTCGCATTATCTTTTTAATGGTTTCCTGTTGTGTACACTTGGTGCTGTTTTTATTTCACTTTGTTTGGAGTTTGGTAAAAATATTTTATATCATCTTGGTCAGGATGCAGATGTGGCGCGGCTTGCAGAGCCTTTTCTCAGAATTGTAAGCATTTCACTTATTCCATCGTTAATGTTTATCGCTTTGAAACAATTCACGGATGGACTCGAAAAAACGCGCACAGCCATGATGCTTTCATTACTGTCTATGCCTTTGAATGTATTTTTAAACTGGATGCTGATTTACGGGCATTTTGGTTTTCCGAGACTGGAGTTAGTGGGCGCTGCGCTTGGAACTTTAATTACACGAACTATTATTTTAGTTACACTTATTTTAATTGTCTGTTTTCATCCAACTTTTCGCAGGTATATTTTAGTAAGAAAAAATCAATGGAATATTCGTTGGCAAAGTATCAAAGATTTGCTTGGAATAGGTGTTCCAAGTGCGTTGCAGGCTGTGTTGGAAGCAGGAGCTTTCGCTGTTTCGGCAATTTTGGTTGGCACGCTTGGCGCAGTGTCGCAGGCAGCGCACCAGATTGCTTTGCAATGTGCTGCGCTTACGTTTATGGTTTCGCTTGGTCTAGCGCAGGGAAGTGCTATCCGCATAGGTAATGCTTTCGGTAGAAAAAATTGGGACGAAATAAACCATATCGGCAAGAGTACTTTTTATTCGGGATTGTTATATGGCTTGTGTTGCGCTATATTGTTTATTATCTTCAGAAAACAACTGTCGTTGATTTTTAATGCTGATGTGCATGTGGTTTTGCTTGCTTCGACGTTAATGATTTTTGCGGCTGTTTTTCAAATATCCGATGCTACGCAAGCCATAGCTGTCGGCTGTTTGCGGGGAATCAACGATGTAAAAGTGCCTACGATTTATATGGCAATTGCTTATTGGATAGTCGGCGTTCCTGCGGGTTGTTTACTGGCTTTTACGTTTCATTTTGGTGCATCGGGAATATGGGTGGGTTTTGTTATAGGCTTGAGCGCTGTTTCAATTTTGCTTAATAAAAGATTTAACAAAATGATTGCGAAAAAATTTTAA